GCTACGCCAGACTTTGTACGGGGATTCCCACAGTGCGCGGAGACACCGTGTGGTAGTCCCCAAACGCGACACAGCTCTGGCCGGCAAAACCTACCTCGCCAAGTTCCTTTTCGCTCGCCTGCTGCGCGGGCCTTCCTTCCGTCGCTCGGCTCTCGCGAGCCGCTGCCGCAACGCGAgacctctctctgtgttgctCTGAGGAccagaaaaaaagcggagaaggcgTTCTCCAGGAACACACATCCAAACCCACGCAGGGCGCCTCCGGCCCAGAAAACCACGCGTGTATCCTGCAAGAGTCCTCTCCGCAAAAAACGAAAGCTGCGGGGGCTACAGACAGACCGCTCCACCTGCTGCGCCGCCACCGCACAGTCTCGAAGTCTAACGTCTCCAACGGTCGAGAGGCGCTGTCCGCAAGGACTGGGCAGGGGCCGCGCGCCTTCCCTTCCTACTCACACGGCCAACTTCGCTTTTCATCTGGAACTTCCCTCGAGTCCAGCGATCTTCAGAGGGGCGTTTCACCCGTCCAGTGGCAAACAGAGTTACCTTGTCTCTACACAGAAATTCGCTACCTCACTCTCGCGTTCGTTCGCATCGTGGAGAAGTCACTTCGCCTCTGTCCCTCCAGGCTGTCGCCCTTGACCCCGGAGACCTCCACACATTTCGTCTttggtctctctcttctctgtccccgCGCTGTtcgttcccctctctcttctctcttcagtttctccttTTGCTGGTCCGTCCTTACCTGCCAGTTGTTGCTTGAGGCGTTTGACCTCCTGCGCGTGAGCGACAGTCAGTCGCTCGAGTTCTTGGTCTCGTTCGCGGGCATGGTTCTTCCTCAGTTCGCGCTCGTGCTCGCGCTCGCGTCTGAGATGCGCGACCTCCTCGTCGAGGAGCGCGAGGGCGACGTTGCTCGCGTCAGCTCTCTCGTTTGCGGCTCTCAGGTCCTCTTCTCGGTCCTTCAGAGTCTGTGTGAGTTTcgttctcgcgtcttcgcttctgctcatctgcagaagcagatcctcgaggtttcgtcgtgcatttttctccgcctcctgcaGCGCCAGGGTCTGCCGACactcagcttcttctcgctgtttctcgagCTTCTCTTCGTATGCCTCCTGCATACGAGACAGTCTCTCTTCCATCtccctcttcatctcctctctctctctccttgctgcCTCGCGCACCCCCAGACACACCGCCCAGAGCCTcaggcgaagacgagcaagctcttgcttctctcgttctcgctcttcgcactgtctccttctctcctcttcctccttcactttctcttcttctctctctcgctgtctccttctctcctctttcgctctgAGCTCCTCAGCGTCCCGAGCCCACGAccgttctgcctcttcgcgctccttctctcgtttttccagtTCGCGGAGGAGTGCCAAGGCGTAGGCCTCGGCGCGGTCgagttctgcgtctcgcgcgTAGAGCAAGCGGCGATTGAAAGAGAAGTCGCGGACGAGAATTCTGtatttcttcttcagcgcctcGAGGGCCGCGAGCTGCgacgcttctcgcttctcgcgctccttcctctggtgctcctccgcctccttctcggCTCGGTCTAAGGCgcacaactgcatgcgcagatcCGCCCTGTGCTTCAGCAGAGCAAGACGGAGAGCAGCAAAGTCGGAAACCccatccttcttctcgagaacgtctcgcgtcttttcccgcgcctctcgtctctccgagACCCAGCGGAGTCGCGCCCCCGCCGCCAACTCAGGCCTCTCCCCGGACTCCTcacttccttccttttcacCGTTGCCTCCGCAGAAAGCCCACACACCCTCCTGCAACTTCAGTCTCTCTTGAGAGTggcgtctctccctgtctctgttcgcgAGAGGATCGGCGCTGAAGCAGTAaggccctctgtctctgcgcgcCGCCTCTGTGGAGTTTTCGGTCCGCGCACACACCGCGACGTCTCCGCGACCGGCCTCGGTCTCTGCAGGAAAAAGAATTCCTGGGAGAGCTGCGTTTGCCAGGGGGCGCGAGACGGCAGGCAGCCCAAACGTGGATGGCCTAGAGAGACTCCTTGGCCTTCCTTCCTGCGAAAGCAGGCcggaaggaagaacagcgaAAGCCGCGTTCTCCCGCGCCGAAGCAGGCGCGCTGCCTGGTGCCCACGAAGAGTTCACACGCGAGGGCTCCTCGGCCACCCGCTGCATTGATCGAATAAACGATGACAGCGAAAACTCAGAAAACggcggagaggaaacagagggacTCGGAGGAAAGGGCAGAGCAGGAAatgaagacgaaggacgaagagaggaagaagggggaagagaggaagaaggaggaagagaggaagaaggaggaagagaagaaggaggaagagaagaaggaggaagagaagaaggaggaagagaagaaggaggaagagatgaaggaggaagagaagaaggaggaagagaagaaggaaaggaaggatCAGTAGCAacggaagggagaagacaagagaactGAGATCGACTAGGCAAGGGAAACACTGGTGAGAACGGCCGTTCCGTCGTTCGACGCTCGTCCATTCCTGTGGGGAGAtgattctcttctctgttttcgccaGGCACCCAGGAAGCGTCTCTGACAGTCACAGCTGCCTCTAGAAGAGGATCGAAGGAGAGCCCATTGTTTGCGGGGCGAGACGCTTTTGCGTCGAAGGCAAGACGAAGGTGTCTTGCGCGCGCAGCCTCTTTTTTCCCCGCTGGAGGCGCCTCGACCTTCTCTTGTGTTTCCTCGAGGCAGTCCGACTCGACGGCGTCCTTGAAAGAAGCCTGCATGCGACGAACAAAAACGccaggcgtctctctctttcttgcttccttctctccagctaACGGGCACTGCGGCACACAGGCCTCGAccgcagaggaggcagaaagagaccTGTGTTCACTCGCACCGCCGGGCAGCGAGACGTCTGGATTCTTACAAGAACGCACAGAtgacgacgcagaagcagatgaggaagatgaggaagaacaggaagaagcagaggaagaggggcCGTTGGGATACATTGGTGCCTGGGGTAGCGACTTGCATTCggtttctttttcgccgTTTGACTGTTGAACGGGAGGCTGCGTTTTGCTCTCTTGGTCCTTCTCTTTCAGAGTTTCTTCGCACGCATGCGAAGGagtgcgagagaaacaggcaccgtcgttttctcccgctCTCGTCAAAGAGCCGGCTCGGCCTCCCGCAGTCCCTGAAGGCGATGGTCTCCGCGCCCTCTGCGGCTCTGGGTCCCCTCGCAAGTTGTGCGTCGCGGGAGCCTCACCAGagtcgctctcctcgccaGCCTCAGCGCTCTCGCGTCGATGGACAGCAGAGTTCCTgagctctctccttcttcctctttcttccttcggtcgctctcttcgttctccgcTTTCgcttgttccttcttctctgtgtcgctctctttctctttgcccacctcctcgttctttctcgccttcgctcgcgcttcccttctctctagatcgcctccctcccctccctcttgccctttctcgttcgctgtctctctcgccttctctgttgccgctttcttctctcccgtctgtcGGAtcccttcgcctcctccgcgtctcctcgaagGAGAACTGGGCGGCGGCCGGAGACAGTGGCTGCGCGACTGGCGGCTTTCCACGGCGAGCGGCTCGCCTTCGAAGCCAGTCCTTCTCCGTAGGTCTTGCGAAAGCAGCAAACGGAGGCAAGaatggaggagaaagagcagaagacagtgaacaagcgcgagaagaagagcgagaggaagaagagtaagacgaagaagaacgagaaaacggagaagaaaagaggtcGCGTTGTGCTTCATCTTGCGTCGCAGGACGTCCACAGCAGGAGCACCGAAGGACGAGGACCGACTCTGAATCGCTGtcgggaagagaggaaattGCTCCGTCGCTCGCAGCCTCTGCCACTCGCGCTCCCAGAAAACGGGAacggcttcctcgcctcgctcgGAGCGTTGGAGACGACTCACGGATGGAGCCGCGAGACTcgggaggaaaaagagacaaagcctggacagaagcagagacaggagataCGTCCCTCTccgcgcctcgccttccgctagtgctctgcggcttctgcctctcgacttcgctgcagctgcttgaCGGTTTCGTCTGTGAACTCCTGCGACGAAAAGACACcggtttcttttcctccgtctctctcgcctctctcttcgcctctctcttcgcctgcgccCCTGGCAGCTGCACGCGCTTGGTGCCTGGACGAAAcgcagcggagagagaacgaaagacCTCTCCGCCTTTCGAGGTTCCCTTTGCCTGGTGGCCTCGGTTCTCAAACAAGCTCTCTCGAACGTGAGCCTCCCTTGCTCCCCTCTCCGCTGgcatctttctcttctctctctcctggccTCTAGGCGCGTCACACTCGTTGggctcgtctctcctgggtcctcgccgtctcgcgccttctgccgcgtctctgctccctctcctctctctcctctctcttcgctctcttctttctcttctctctcgtgcgtcttcctctgttaTGTCTCGCCATTCTTCGTCGGACTCCACAAGCAGCGTCGGTTTTTCTTGTGTCCCCGCCTTAGTCGCTGTCGCTGCgactgtctgcttcctctctggcgAGAAGTCCGAGCGatctgaagaggagagaagcagcgtcGCGTCTGAGGCTCCAGGGGCGCCGCCCCACAAAGAGGCCGTGGCGGCCGCAGTTTGCTGAACGCAGGGCGTTCCTATTGAGACGCATTTcagttctcttctgttgAAGGAGACGCCCAGGTCCTCGCGGTCGTCCCCAGAAAGCAGCAAACACACATCTCGTTTCTTGCAGAGCCGCGATGGTGGGCGAAGCAGATGCGGCAGGTCCCCATCGTCACCGAAGGAGTcgtcctccctctctcttcctccttcctcgccttcgcgctcTTTGCCATCTAATCTTTCGCGCTGGTCTCCTCGCCTTGCCTCTCGCGcatctgtgtgcatgcggtGGCGGACAGGCGCCGCGACAGGGCCCTCAGGAtcttctctgccgctcgCCATCTGCACAGAGATGCAAGCTTGTGCCaatctcttttcttcctctctatcttctcctcttttcttcctctcaaccttctcctcttttcttcctctcaatcttctcctcttctcctcctctcaatcttctcctcgtttcttcctctcaatcttctcctcttttcttcctctcaatcttctcctcttttcttcctctcaatcttctcctcttttcttcctctcaaccttctcctcttttcttcctctcaacctcctcttctcttcctctcaatctgctcctcttctctgtcttgtct
This Toxoplasma gondii ME49 chromosome VIII, whole genome shotgun sequence DNA region includes the following protein-coding sequences:
- a CDS encoding hypothetical protein (encoded by transcript TGME49_269670), encoding MASGREDPEGPVAAPVRHRMHTDAREARRGDQRERLDGKEREGEEGGREREDDSFGDDGDLPHLLRPPSRLCKKRDVCLLLSGDDREDLGVSFNRRELKCVSIGTPCVQQTAAATASLWGGAPGASDATLLLSSSDRSDFSPERKQTVAATATKAGTQEKPTLLVESDEEWRDITEEDARERRERRERRERRERRGSRDAAEGARRRGPRRDEPNECDAPRGQEREKRKMPAERGAREAHVRESLFENRGHQAKGTSKGGEVFRSLSAAFRPGTKRVQLPGAQAKREAKREARETEEKKPVSFRRRSSQTKPSSSCSEVERQKPQSTSGRRGAERDVSPVSASVQALSLFPPESRGSIRESSPTLRARRGSRSRFLGARVAEAASDGAISSLPDSDSESVLVLRCSCCGRPATQDEAQRDLFSSPFSRSSSSYSSSSRSSSRACSLSSALSPPFLPPFAAFARPTEKDWLRRRAARRGKPPVAQPLSPAAAQFSFEETRRRRRDPTDGREESGNREGERDSERERARGRGGRRSREKGSASEGEKERGGGQRERERHREEGTSESGERRERPKEERGRRRELRNSAVHRRESAEAGEESDSGEAPATHNLRGDPEPQRARRPSPSGTAGGRAGSLTRAGENDGACFSRTPSHACEETLKEKDQESKTQPPVQQSNGEKETECKSLPQAPMYPNGPSSSASSCSSSSSSSASASSSVRSCKNPDVSLPGGASEHRSLSASSAVEACVPQCPLAGEKEARKRETPGVFVRRMQASFKDAVESDCLEETQEKVEAPPAGKKEAARARHLRLAFDAKASRPANNGLSFDPLLEAAVTVRDASWVPGENREENHLPTGMDERRTTERPFSPVFPLPSRSQFSCLLPSVATDPSFPSSLPPSSLPPSSLPPSSLPPSSLPPSSLPPSSLPPSSSLPPSSSLPPSSSLRPSSSFPALPFPPSPSVSSPPFSEFSLSSFIRSMQRVAEEPSRVNSSWAPGSAPASARENAAFAVLPSGLLSQEGRPRSLSRPSTFGLPAVSRPLANAALPGILFPAETEAGRGDVAVCARTENSTEAARRDRGPYCFSADPLANRDRERRHSQERLKLQEGVWAFCGGNGEKEGSEESGERPELAAGARLRWVSERREAREKTRDVLEKKDGVSDFAALRLALLKHRADLRMQLCALDRAEKEAEEHQRKEREKREASQLAALEALKKKYRILVRDFSFNRRLLYARDAELDRAEAYALALLRELEKREKEREEAERSWARDAEELRAKEERRRQREREEEKVKEEEERRRQCEEREREKQELARLRLRLWAVCLGVREAARREREEMKREMEERLSRMQEAYEEKLEKQREEAECRQTLALQEAEKNARRNLEDLLLQMSRSEDARTKLTQTLKDREEDLRAANERADASNVALALLDEEVAHLRREREHERELRKNHARERDQELERLTVAHAQEVKRLKQQLAEQHRERSRVAAAARESRATEGRPAQQASEKELGETEAHLGADVQMREAWQAKVKKEMREEILKEIEHERNALTLQAKALQTRSDLESELAGVRQKLEQREAELALAVQGRFLAAEALQQLRLFQPSAGRRSLSLGPVSSSELPDSSPVLPASPRLQSLSSAPQMPSRVPRRDSGQTGALPSSPRGAEVSPSPGALNRLSTQSASAVASVGSQKRENSENENPGKVALFPGDLGTIHVSPLQLSPVSEGHPFAFWQMAPGRPPPTPGTRLREDHEEMPKESREADRKREEAVLRQWVCAAWQLLARQQGGGGGDAGPGGLPCLVSGCARRGDETESKLRDFGDTWPITQRKDVTEEDVARVIQALMVEVERLEAALEPLQSKLHAATAATAMLQKERNRLMEITNRQCSRLHRLLASTSFSRDERPLKYEQPGGGSGGGDDGASRAQECDAEERREHEVWVSPSRQQTGKEETDASNACGRAAARAEEQTRPRNGKEKGQGEMALRVTGASACFWPPPRRTLSERRRGRRSVSAGRRTVHAKVASQELRQKSPWMPPLSSTGCVNSNGGVFREKRANGSVLRYYSEVAGPDGPQEGKQNAGGPHFSRKEESVVDTRKETGQVQKRSGICTLGPVTNAPLLWIVQRQQMDENKVPHGKHRG